atgtttaaattatttttattatattttgaaaaacatttatacttgtttaaattatttttcatttataaagtatttttaaaataactctgcttaattatgaaaataaatagtattatataattttatgtaagttattttaaatttgtacagTAATTTGAACCACTTTTTATCCACTTTCATCATTCAAGCATAAGTTTTGAATCGCTAGATCCGCTTGATACATACTTGTACGGCTAGATTCGCTTGATCCACTCTTGTTCATTCTATCCGCTAAATTCGCAACGCCTGATCCGCTTTTCCCATTCGGAAATCAAACTTTCATGATACTTGTAGTATCCTTCACACAAATTACTTAGTTTAGAGCATTTCCAGCTCACTCTATTCCTACTTTAAAAAGAGTTTGAAAAAAGAATACTTCAATTTTATTTCGTCTCCtgtttaataataaagtaaaaaggaaTTTATTGCATAAATGAagtaattcatttattttttattcattactTTATTTTTCACTCCAAACTAGAATAGAATTAAAGCAAAACTCACTCAATTATAGAATTATTCTATTTTGGTGGAAAGAAATGGAGTTCTAGGCTGGAAATGATCTTAACTTATGCATTCAAGAGAAACATACACTTTAGTCTTTGTTTCTTACAAGATGGCTTTTATTTATGCAGTAATTAGTATTGTTCGACATATACATTCATACAGTGTATAGTTACCCCGAACCAGTAACCTCCGATGAAATATAACCACTCTACTAACCAGCAGAGTTTTCCACTTCAGTGTCTTGTGAAATTTGAATATCAGATCCACCTGGAAACGTAAGTATAAACCTTCGAAGTACTGTAGTCTCTGTCTTCATTGACCACCTTGAAACCAtagatacatataaaatatatatgtaaattaaacTTTTGACCGCATACATAAAAAATCGAATCATGAGTCATTAGGTGATTAATTGAACCTGTATCTACACAAATGATGGATAAAACTGGCCATTATAAGCTTAGCGAAGTCAGCTCCTAAACATAGTCTTGAACCAGCGCCAAAAGGAATGTACGTCTTCGAGACAATAGCAGTCAGGTCTTTTTCCTGAAAAATTTATGTAGTTTAATAAATGCAAACAAATCTTATGAATGTATAAGTAAaggatgaagaaaaaaataaaaatcaccttCCACCGCCATGGATTAAATGCTAAAGGGTCATCATATTTTTCTGGATTGAAATGGACAGTAGGAAAGCCCATGAAGATCCAACCAGCTGGAATTGTATATTCACCAAACTGGAACTCATGATCAATTATTCTAAGCACTGTCGGCGCTGTGCTTGTGATCCTCAGTGACTCATTTATCACCTGAAACAAAACACCATGATTGTCTAAACTATGATAAGGTTCGTCGATTTTCAGTCAAAACCCTGTTGACAATGAATGCTGACCATTTGCGTGAAAGTCATTGATTTGTAATCTTCCCATGTTAGGCcggtcttcttctccttctcactCTTATCCCGGACAATGCGTTCATGCTCTCTCTTTAATTCCTGCATGACTTTAGGGTTGTCGCTTATGAGCTTTACTGTAGCCGCAAGGACGCTTGGTGTTGCTTCGTTAGCAAtcacaaagaaaataaatatgaacTCAATCGCACTCTCCACGCTTATCTTTTCCTCTCCTCCTTCCATTTCGCCAAGTAACGTCTTGAAAAACTCTCCAAGCTCTTCTCCTGAAGCTCTTTTCTTCAACACCGtctcctttaatatattaatCATCTGTTTTTTTGCCTGTTTAAGGACATCATCACCCCAGTTCTCTTTCTCTAATTCTCATATATAGAGCTGTTTTAAGGGTTTATAGATGAATAAAAAGAGGTGTACCTTCATCATTCGATAGACGCCATTACCAGGAATGTTCCAGGATATTCGAAACCATCCCTTTGGAAAATGGCTCCAACAGAGTGTGAGTTCTTTTGCAGCCTCTGGTTCCATTTCGCCCATAACTTTCTTGGCAAGACATTCAATTAAGATCTGTAAAGTTTGATGATATGTATTAGAGGAAATGATCCGATCTTAATTAAGTAATCGAGTTGATTCTTATCGTAGCAATTCAGAAGAGCCGTGCCAAATGTTAATATAAGTCCTATAcacaattttccaaaaaaaaaagtctcccttcaattttcattttgaagctacaaaataaaaataatctgcTTCTTATTTTGGAGTGAACCTCAAAAGATTTGAATTTTACACCACTTACAATGGAGAACTAGATGATTTCATGCGGcacacacaaaaatatatatttttttaaatattcatttaaaattatatttacattacATTTAGCTTTAAAGTTCATTAATTTTTACAAGTATAAAGTACTCACTTGTAATTTTATAGTTAGTTAAAATTTCTGATCCGATTGTATTTAAATTAGTTtaacttaataaaattatttttcattttataaaataataattttatactattttacttattttaaaataaatttaataaattttagttttattgttttagtcaaaaaatttaaattataaaaatatttattaaacctAATGAATCGAATGCTAATCACtcaattaaattatttactaaattttaaatatttcactAGTTTAGAAACTTGACTATACGTATCCTCATATTAAGTAATAAACTAAAACttagctttatttatttaactatcaacgaaaaatattaatatttctataaaaaatatttttgatatgatgatatacatattattaaaatatctaaaaatcttGTCAGAATGTAATATCTATAATAAATTTGATCATGTtacaataattttaatatcatGCTACaacttttcaaaataatatatattctttatacATGCCaaacttttgtttgttttcccttgaacaatataatattatttttgtcaacGCCAAAATTAGTTATCTTGTAACATCATGTACTATtagaattttgtttgtttgttaatgGTGAAAATAGCAGCGCCATATgtattagatttttgttttgtttgtttgtcaaGTTGGACTGTTGCTGGCTATTAAAATGCATAATATATCAactgttgttaaaaaaaaaatattattatttgaaaagtgaatttgcttacttgtcaattttttcataattttagataattttgctaattttacttatttatcatttttttttatctatcgATCATTTTGGCTTTAATAcgctttttattttaaaaatagataaataaacaTGATACGTTAATAACTCTTTAGATGAAATATTAATACACATGCATTATCATCTAACTGAACCTAACTTTATACGTATTCTCTATGCACAAAAACTAAGATGCATATAAACatacataaaattaaacaaaattatatactttttaaaataataatttataaaacttatattCGCTTTTGGGTAAGCTTAAATTCAATCTCACTTGTAGTATACATTTGATAGATATACTTACTTTTAGTTTAATTAGCGCACATACATGCAGACTTTATgggtattatattatatatataatttttatatacatgagtatttttaaatttattttatgcacctaaaaatatttattttataataaaaaattgtcatatataaatagtttgatatttaatttaatactataatattttaaacgcATGAGTATTTCTActataaaaagtattttctgttGTGATGAAttaatttatcatatataaaGTTTGCTGTTTAACTTATTGTTAATATTTCaaacaaataaacaattatGATGATTTGAACTGATAACACATTTACTTAGAGatatttgtaaatttgttatgcccgcatgtgcggacaaaacacctagttatattataaactataattttaagattataatttgaaaataatagttTTCTTCTATAAAGCTTgtaaatactataaattaatttgtatGTACTTCCATATTTTGGTACTCTCAAAATATCATATCCGGCTGTGATTTTGTACATCACTTATTTTTGGTGTAGAGAACTTAAATACTTTttctataacaattttttttggtttatatatacACAGACCTAATCTCCGAATGGAGGTAAAGATAGACTAAGATAGATTTTCTCATAGACATTCAAATGAGCCAAAAACAATAGCAGTGGCCAGCGGGATTCGAATCAGGATTCGCCGTATTGAGTTTATTTCCTCAAACGCCACTGGACTACCACCACTGTTATATGTTTATGaacaaaattattgttttatttggtgAAGATTGTTACTGTATGAAATTGGGGCCGGCACTGGATTGGAAATACAAATAAGTTAAATGGGCACTTCAcacataacttttttttctaaGTGCACACTTGGCACGGCGCTAAAGTGGAATTTTACCTTGCTTACTGTTTCCTTGACGTCAAGACCGCCGTTTCTGGCTCCTACCTCCATATGTGTGAGAGTCAAGATATCGACGTCTTGCATCATTCTCAATTTTAAACCTTGTGAACCTAACAACTGGGTTGTTACGCTTCGGACATGCTTATGAGAGTCTTTACTCTGTACGAACAAGTTATTTTCGCCGAATAACCGCGCTAAGCTCTTCGGCATGCCAGGCATGTGATTCGTCTTTGCCATCTCTATGTTCAATCCACTATCAGTCGAGATTATAACTTTGGCTCCAAACAAGCTTGTCCGAAAAACTGGCCCATATCTGGTTTTCCAATAAAAAGGGAAAATTAAGACAAGATAACTGTtagttgctaaaaaaaaagacttgatAACTGATTATGTAAGAATTAAATATCTTCAACTATATATTTCTCATAAAAACACTCCACAACCTTATActgaaaatatgaaatcaaaTAACCTGTGGACTTTCTCCTTCACAAATGTTGGCAACTGAATAGCATCATGAGGTTTCATGAACTCGAAGGTCTTTCCGATGATTGGAAAGCCCATCGATCCTGGAGGAAGCTTTCCTTTACACTTTGGATTGTTCCACTGATAAATCCAATGATAAAGCTTCACCACTATGAGTGAAAGTATCAGAGTCCATAAATTGAAGACCTCTACCATGTTGGTTTGTTTATCTCTTTCAAATGTTCGTTTTAGTTTTTTAGGTTGCATACTTATCTGAGGGAGGAGAGAGTTCTCGCTTTATATTAGTGCTCTCTCGTTGaatagtaaatatattaattatgaagATAGTTACTGATTCTGTAGGAAAGACAGCTGTTCTTATGTCTACGAGAAGGAAAGACAGCTGCTCTCATGGATATTTGTTAGTTTTATTCTCACAGAAATCTTTTTTGGTAAAGAAAATAGTTTCAATTCTTTGTCGGAAACTCCAAAAGTGTAAATAGTCATTTCAACGAAAATTAATTTCCAATGATGAAATCCTACTAGAACTCCTTTATTAGTAAACTAACAACTCGATGATTTATCACCGATCGATATCCTATTAATGTTACTAGGGGCATTGCTCCCCGTTTGCACCAAGTTACGGACaaaaattttgattcatttcaaTATTTGCGTTATTGTAATTGTTAATTTTGTGTTTTGGGTTAatcattgttttttaaattttttattgttataaggTTAGAATTATGATGATGAACTGTATATGCATTGTTTTTCACTTATAAAGGACTAAATTGTGTTAATAATGTGATTAATATAGTATGTGGTGTTGCTTGATGTGTCACTGAaacttattatttgtttatctttttaatttgtttcttgtactgttgagagtacataaattatattaaggttgttgagagtacattttgtttctggatattttttctttaatttagttgtgtaagttgtgtatattaagtaataatttctattatccttattattgtttgttatatatattttttatttttaaactttttgtttttactggacttttaaaataaatacattaagacttgtagaaataactataaaatgagtgacaattcTGAGTATTTGAGCCTTAATGgattttaaacgaatttatgtatttctcataagaagacaatagcattgaCATGTTGACATTGgacatgtaagctattttcataagacaagaAGAGTGAgtaggtggagatgttgttgctacctttgtgtctgttgggattgtctcttgtatctcctggtgatggataatatgtaaacaaaaatcattgttagttctATTTATCAGAGTACgtaacttactctgcttttgtgtttaggtaatttcactgatcttggttgttgtcttcgtcttcttcgtaagcatcAGCGAAAGTAAATTTGTAAATGGTTATATAGCTGTATTTGTCtagctgactcgatgtatgtgtcgttgagttttagttgaggtgattggtttggtatatttgttttgaagtttatttgtaagattagataaaaaaatgaaaagtgatCATTAATGGttcgtctttttttttggattcttgtttttggtgatttgattatttgggttgttgtggtttcttttaagctgtaacataaaggtttgtgtaaaattagtttgataaatAAGGGAGATAAATAAACGACCACAGATCTTggataagaaatatttttgattattgatgttagcacaacaTAGACAATAATATAAAGAgaattgtgtgttgattgtttcttacggatcaatgacgagacggataacgactcgagttgtttcttttgtGAGGTCAGACCCTAGACAGAAcggatttgcccaaccacatctgcgagtttaaatatcagaaacataatataaactcagatgcaatatgataatatgcCTAGGAGCTCTAGGTTTGTGTTCACAATCACTTGAAGATTGTCGAACGTCTAATCATGATTGGAAATTGATCTTATGAGCAcacgtgatgacttcatcaataatggttggtgagatgaaacgaatgaggaatggatgatcagttatcttgtacatgcttgagtacctagcaacctcaaaatgatcgactttcacaatggaaccggctttcaaagatggcatgtaatgattagcacgtccgtcgggaataaacccatgaatcacagaATCTGCAAAtcacattattcaacaaaaaatcaggaaatcaattaaaataattatgttaaataagtgtgacagatcgaagattaacttaccttttcatcaaagaagagaaccgtgattcccataaactcactgtctttcttgaagttcagggaatcccagaagcaGAGGAggccagaggctatgctctgactactacgaccaagacggaAAGACTCGAATGTTGAGTGACAGACGCCAGGAACACCGGTTTGaagaactggagaggcagaaagagacattttctagaagatggttaaagctaagaggaatcaatgagttttgtggaaaTGCAGATTggattcatcaaagatgagaatcatattatatatatatatatatatatatatatatatatatatatatagggtttatagAGGGACTACAAaccaggaacatttatgatcaagcgatttgaGATGGagagatgaagagttcaccagtgaaaaaatagattacgaacaaaCACACGgtgcaactctgtaactcagacttgtctgagacaatgatgaaaagaaccctaactcataatacacttgtagaCCCGAtcctcagaggaagccgaagaagcaaaaacttccgaccttcataaatatatattagtttcggctaTCAATctacaaagtatcatttagtttaaTGGTATAAATATTGGTGTTTCTAACTCAAAAACCTGGGATTGGATCATGTtcttgacactttttcacagTTTTTAAAAGTAGGATTTACAAAACGCTGACGTAGCGCGCTGAGGAGTGAGCTAAGTACCTCATTATAATGTGAATTTATAgtagttatataattaaattatctaATGTAATGAGATAAACTAAACACTTATAAATGCACACCAGTATCGAATGACTTTACTAAAGTTACAAAATTAGAGACTATTGATATAATATCTTAGAAACCAGCAATAAAACTGTTTTATTCAATACTTTCTCCGTTTTACAATAAGTTTCGTTTAAAGTTTTTATCTatcgattaaaaaaattagtaattttctattttacctttatttaatacattattttatttggtttttgttaattaataaattaaaattaaagtagaaatttatttatacatattgaAAATGTAGAGCGATATTTATAatgaaacaaatttaaaaaaactaaaaaacaaacGAAAACAGTACTAGGGAATTAAAATGAAGATAAATTCAAAATTGTTGTCTTGGGAAATGGCATAACTTCCTTGAATTCCTAAATGGTTGCACTACACCCTCACAGATGAGATTTTCgttaaaaatatccaaaaaatagGTTTTAACTGGTGaccattaaattaaaaataaaaatgagtaGAAAAAGAATGAATATGAACAAAATAAAAGGAAtggaaataaatatttgttcctTTTGTTTCATATCAGTTTTGATAATAAATGGTttttttctattgtttttttataattcaagGAATCACAAGAAATCAAACACAACAGAATTTTTCCATAAatgatgtaattttttaaaaataaatagaaattgaCTATTTCCCTTAACTTCCTCTGTCACCATTTGGACACTAAGGTAAATTTGTGGAGTCCTAGACTAGCCAATCTAATAAAAATTTGAGGGTAAAAGTAAGACAAAAAGCAACAATTTCTTATTCTTGTCGTCGATGAAAAGAACATTGACTTTAAGAAATTGCGCTATTTCACTCTTCACGCTAATATTAATTGTACTGATCTGTTTTATAAATCTAGAGCTGGTCCTGTTGAGCGGATTGGGGAGGAAGGCCGAAACATTTAATTCATAAGGAATTCATGAATCGACATTGAATTCCAGTCTTGAATTTAATGGGGTTTGTGAACATGTTTGTGAGAAATAAGGAATACTTCACTAGTATTATACTATCCCATCTAGTTAGATGGTAAGACTTGGAGCTAGTATACTGTATACACAAGTGAACCTCTATTCTGTTGAGACTCTCTTTTCAGGTCTCGGTTTATTATATATGGCGAAAAAGAAATGGTCGAAGACACTCTCAGCCTGCCCGTCCGGTGGGTCAACTTGCAAAGATCACTGATAAAACCATAAGGCAGAGAATCTTATCTACAGGCTACACTCAGAAACCAAAGCTATATGGTCTACTCTAATGTTGGTTTAGTGCTCACATGAGACATAGATAGATTACATGAGACTTATTTTAGCATTATTTCGatgtaaataaatattcaatttctggcatatcaataaatttaacattttataataaaaaaaaggtcCAGACCTGTATCCTGACTAACTTTAATTTTGGTATAGGAGAAGGTCGATCATGGTATAGACCGGTGGAGATCAAGTCAAAACAGTTGAGTAAATGAAGATGAGTACGTGACATAGTAGCAAATCATTAAAGAATCGTGTGTGGCTTAAAGGTGTTAGAGGAATTTGAAGCTCCAGTCAATCAAAGATTCAAAGTTGATAAGGTTTCTACTGATGCTATGTAATGTAGCATTATGTCCAAACCTAAAGGCAGGCAAGATTTGGATGAGTATGTATGTGAATTGCTGAAAGAGATCAAGGGTCGTCATATCTATTAGAAAAGCACCAAATGCAAATTTTTAGGACGTAAGCTCGTGTGATACTTGGAAGAGAtaatatctcttatatattaaaaaagaaacatttgTCATTAGTGTGCATTCACACTAAATTCGTCATATGATAGCATCACGTGGATTTTAAATTGAGTATGCTGACGCGTCCGTTTTGCAATCATTTAACAACTAGGTGTTGTGCCCACACAtgcaaacataattttttcacgGATATTTGTTAGTTTAAATCAAACAGGTACGATAGGTTATTATTTATCTctttagaaaattaaatcaaacactaaactatttatatttgataaaattttcagtaaaaactctcaaatattaaaaatattttatgcaaTTTTTTAACCTGATTAATTAATtgtattatatcttaatttaaaacatttataatagaaaaataatatttgaagataacaacacaatacatataaattaccttatttttcaaaaatgtgatattattaatataattttcttaaattatataatatatatatagaaattcatTAATAGaacaacataatatatgaattatcttcttacaaatatttactagttcaaatcaaaccagcagaataagttattatttatttcttttaaaaaattaaacaaaacttcaaattattatttttattcgaTAAATTTTTTCATTTAGAAAATGTATTATGCAAATCTTTTTACTtgattaatatttgattataaactGTAGTATatcttgatttaaaaaaattataacagaaaaatattatttcaagataaaaacacaatatataagaattatcttattttttaaaaatatgatattattataatataatttttctttaataatataattatatatatatatatattcattaagataacaacacaatgtaTAAGAATTatatcatcttctttttttaaatatggtactattaatataaattattttttaattatataataaaaatatatgaaaattcattaagggtaactATGACATCAATCaatttaacttttaacgtgagcgCTCTATTGCAAAAAATCACTTCACAaaaaatagtatagatagattaATTCGTTCacacaataattttttaatt
The Brassica napus cultivar Da-Ae chromosome A1, Da-Ae, whole genome shotgun sequence DNA segment above includes these coding regions:
- the LOC106446940 gene encoding cytochrome P450 708A2-like — encoded protein: MQPKKLKRTFERDKQTNMVEVFNLWTLILSLIVVKLYHWIYQWNNPKCKGKLPPGSMGFPIIGKTFEFMKPHDAIQLPTFVKEKVHRYGPVFRTSLFGAKVIISTDSGLNIEMAKTNHMPGMPKSLARLFGENNLFVQSKDSHKHVRSVTTQLLGSQGLKLRMMQDVDILTLTHMEVGARNGGLDVKETVSKILIECLAKKVMGEMEPEAAKELTLCWSHFPKGWFRISWNIPGNGVYRMMKAKKQMINILKETVLKKRASGEELGEFFKTLLGEMEGGEEKISVESAIEFIFIFFVIANEATPSVLAATVKLISDNPKVMQELKREHERIVRDKSEKEKKTGLTWEDYKSMTFTQMVINESLRITSTAPTVLRIIDHEFQFGEYTIPAGWIFMGFPTVHFNPEKYDDPLAFNPWRWKEKDLTAIVSKTYIPFGAGSRLCLGADFAKLIMASFIHHLCRYRWSMKTETTVLRRFILTFPGGSDIQISQDTEVENSAG